One window from the genome of Bradyrhizobium xenonodulans encodes:
- a CDS encoding FecR family protein, which translates to MTGFVWAFANVLAVPAQAQVDPAKPGVQDVAPKPIGKVITATGEVTIEHVGAVVVQANFPRRAAQAKVGDVVYLGDVVRTGTDSRVGINFSDGSSFNLLSNARMILDEYVYEPAGKSNATFFNLTKGAATFVAGKVAETGDMKVDTPVATMGIRGTTPHIEISDDGAVRFSTLIEEGKSKLLAKRATAAKPEGGRGGTPKLNICRGC; encoded by the coding sequence GTGACCGGTTTCGTTTGGGCATTCGCGAATGTTCTCGCTGTGCCAGCGCAGGCGCAAGTCGATCCTGCGAAGCCCGGCGTTCAGGATGTGGCCCCAAAACCCATCGGGAAAGTCATAACCGCCACGGGGGAGGTCACGATCGAGCACGTAGGTGCTGTTGTCGTCCAGGCGAACTTTCCCCGCCGGGCCGCTCAAGCCAAGGTCGGCGACGTCGTGTATCTCGGCGACGTGGTTCGAACCGGAACCGACAGCCGGGTCGGCATCAACTTCAGCGATGGCTCGTCGTTCAATCTGTTGAGCAACGCTCGCATGATTTTGGACGAGTACGTATACGAACCGGCCGGCAAGTCCAATGCGACGTTCTTCAATCTGACCAAGGGGGCGGCCACGTTCGTTGCCGGCAAGGTCGCCGAGACAGGCGATATGAAGGTCGATACGCCCGTCGCAACCATGGGAATCCGAGGCACCACGCCACATATCGAAATTTCGGATGATGGTGCTGTCAGGTTTTCGACTCTTATCGAAGAGGGCAAAAGCAAATTGCTCGCGAAGCGCGCAACTGCCGCGAAGCCCGAGGGCGGACGGGGGGGCACTCCCAAGCTGAACATCTGCCGGGGATGCTGA
- a CDS encoding VCBS domain-containing protein, protein MLVASGVEPRDEVSAILPHRIIGIVQTAIGYATLTRDAGTAAQVSVGDPVCHGDIIETAADAQIGILLIDNTVFNVGGGSRVELSDYAYDSDGAVHSIVLGVTRGSFSFAAGRLENGGALTFETPIGSIRGRSYSSGFGMLTLAALTFSMMTDANAADPDATFLDDDRITYKDLRHGAFELITKEPVPRHIIVEDPGETVVLKRIGSSVIVNQVANSAARMEELQAAQQDVLANLTRGPTGSSTPNFGSSLALQHINFTSDNTTAPPNQLPPQPVIVLPLVERPLPTLILPAGPVEIDTITFDQFTETSGTFTASSLFGSTLTYGLSGGTVGTTVLNGATYDISQAGPYGTLYLNSTSGAYIFVPNSDAINALSAPTTTSFIVTVSDGGLTASQTFTIAIHGVNDTATISGNASGTAAEAGGVANAAPGTPTATGTLTDTDVDNPPNTFTAVSSPTRSTGGYGHFTMTAAGVWTYTLDDGNSSVQALNAGDTLIDTFTVTSIDGTPQVVTITIHGSNDAAVISGTATGSVVEASGASPGAPVATGTLAAADVDNPANTFAAVVSPTASAHGYGSFTITAAGTWTYALDNTNTVVAALNNGDTLTDNFTVTTADGTAQVVTITINGSNDAAVVSGATTGSVVEAGGIANGTPGTQTAAGTLTDVDPDNTSNTFTPVGTPRTSAGGFGTFTMTALGTWTYTLDNSNSTVQALNVGDTQTDQFTVTTVDGTPQVVTITIHGTNDAAVISGTKTGSVLEAGGISSGTPAATGTLTDTDLDNPANTFTAVTSRTASDGGYGTFTMTASGVWTYTLDNNNSVVDALDVGDTLTDHFAVTTIDGTTQEVTIAIHGASDADPNDFDNLATGATVVSDAPFVYGTPGSDSIAGGGNIPQTVYGGAGDDTINGTGVNDTIFGGSGNDTIKGNNGDDVIYGGSGQDNIDGSNENDTIIGGLGPDKLTGGNGSDVFVYLSAADSSAGRFDTVSDFRSGTDRIDLTAIGALGFVILALSSTSTSVPPHTIAWVYDSSANETIVYVNPTDQTLQIGDSGLLEVHLQGIATVDSSDFIVDQSAAPALAVSEAIDPTVAMQSDTTLVTTSTSDISTGTTDSTGTLSFDWSSTALDVSYSRDDQPWSRWSDESTASTTGETATQSIVSEPAYVLLSMDGFRFVFEQTETSNNTYPNGIGAGGAAMENHATLDISLVVPNELLATDQHLGNGKSAEAPGHARAADTGSAVDAASQKGLGNGDGAHSISPQASEHGHGPTERPDGPHSQLHSAADGAPGTHGNSQANPHASDDSFKFLKPAIEKSSITFLDDVPAPPGHHEHMAKADEHGGAASATDVSQLDHGLHIAGGSAGHHVPHDLIV, encoded by the coding sequence ATGTTAGTTGCGTCCGGCGTTGAACCCCGGGATGAGGTCAGCGCGATCCTCCCTCACCGGATCATCGGCATAGTTCAGACAGCGATTGGTTACGCCACTCTCACGCGTGACGCCGGCACCGCCGCTCAAGTCAGCGTTGGCGACCCTGTCTGTCATGGTGACATAATCGAGACTGCCGCGGACGCGCAGATCGGAATTCTGCTGATCGACAACACCGTTTTCAACGTGGGCGGCGGCTCTCGCGTCGAGCTGAGCGATTACGCTTACGATTCCGACGGCGCCGTGCATTCGATCGTGCTTGGGGTCACCCGGGGAAGCTTTTCCTTCGCGGCCGGCCGATTGGAAAACGGCGGCGCTCTGACGTTCGAGACACCGATTGGAAGCATTCGCGGGCGCTCCTATTCGAGCGGTTTCGGCATGTTGACGCTTGCGGCGTTGACCTTCTCGATGATGACGGACGCAAACGCCGCCGACCCGGACGCCACATTCCTGGATGATGACAGGATCACCTACAAGGACCTGCGGCACGGCGCCTTCGAGCTCATCACCAAGGAGCCGGTGCCGCGACACATCATCGTAGAAGATCCCGGCGAGACCGTTGTCCTGAAGAGGATCGGCTCCTCGGTCATCGTGAACCAGGTTGCCAACAGTGCGGCTCGCATGGAGGAGCTACAGGCGGCGCAACAGGACGTGCTCGCCAATCTCACGCGCGGTCCGACGGGATCCAGCACGCCCAATTTCGGCAGCTCGCTCGCGCTGCAGCACATCAACTTTACATCGGATAACACGACTGCGCCGCCAAACCAGCTTCCGCCACAGCCGGTGATCGTCCTCCCATTGGTCGAGCGGCCGTTGCCGACACTGATCCTGCCGGCCGGACCAGTCGAGATCGATACGATCACGTTCGACCAGTTTACCGAGACAAGCGGCACCTTCACCGCCAGCAGCCTGTTCGGCTCCACGCTGACCTACGGCCTCAGCGGAGGGACGGTCGGCACCACGGTCCTGAATGGAGCGACATACGATATCTCGCAGGCCGGTCCGTATGGCACCCTCTATCTCAACAGCACATCCGGCGCCTACATTTTTGTTCCGAACAGCGATGCGATCAATGCCTTGTCGGCGCCGACGACCACAAGCTTTATCGTCACGGTCTCGGACGGCGGGCTCACGGCGAGTCAGACCTTCACCATCGCGATTCATGGCGTCAACGACACTGCCACGATCTCAGGCAACGCCAGCGGCACGGCGGCGGAAGCGGGCGGCGTCGCCAACGCGGCACCGGGTACACCGACCGCGACCGGCACGCTCACGGACACGGACGTCGACAACCCGCCCAACACCTTCACGGCGGTCAGTTCACCGACCAGGAGCACCGGCGGCTACGGCCATTTCACGATGACGGCCGCCGGAGTGTGGACCTACACGCTCGACGACGGCAACAGCTCAGTACAGGCCTTGAATGCCGGCGATACCCTGATCGATACCTTTACAGTGACCAGCATCGACGGCACTCCCCAGGTCGTGACCATCACGATCCACGGCAGCAACGATGCCGCCGTCATCTCCGGCACCGCGACCGGTTCGGTCGTCGAGGCGAGCGGCGCTTCGCCCGGCGCGCCGGTCGCGACGGGCACCCTCGCCGCGGCGGATGTCGACAATCCGGCCAACACGTTCGCGGCCGTCGTCTCGCCGACGGCAAGCGCCCACGGCTATGGCAGCTTCACGATCACCGCGGCCGGGACGTGGACCTACGCACTCGACAATACCAACACCGTGGTGGCGGCGCTCAACAATGGCGACACGCTGACCGACAACTTCACGGTGACCACGGCCGACGGCACGGCACAGGTGGTGACGATCACCATCAACGGCAGCAACGATGCTGCGGTGGTTTCCGGAGCCACGACCGGCTCGGTGGTCGAGGCCGGAGGCATAGCCAATGGCACGCCTGGCACGCAAACTGCGGCTGGCACACTGACCGATGTCGATCCTGACAACACGTCGAACACCTTCACCCCGGTCGGTACGCCGAGGACGAGCGCGGGCGGCTTCGGCACCTTCACCATGACGGCGCTGGGCACGTGGACGTACACGCTCGACAACAGCAACAGCACCGTGCAGGCTCTCAATGTCGGCGATACCCAGACCGATCAGTTCACCGTCACGACTGTCGACGGCACGCCGCAGGTGGTGACGATCACGATCCACGGCACGAATGACGCTGCCGTCATTTCCGGAACCAAGACGGGCTCGGTGCTCGAAGCCGGCGGCATCTCCTCCGGCACGCCGGCTGCGACCGGCACGCTCACTGACACCGACCTCGACAATCCCGCCAATACCTTCACGGCGGTCACTTCGCGCACGGCAAGCGACGGCGGCTACGGCACCTTCACCATGACCGCATCCGGGGTTTGGACCTATACCCTCGACAACAACAACAGCGTGGTGGACGCACTCGATGTCGGCGACACGCTCACTGATCACTTCGCGGTGACGACGATCGACGGCACCACGCAAGAGGTGACGATCGCCATCCATGGCGCCAGCGACGCCGACCCCAACGACTTCGACAATTTGGCGACAGGCGCCACGGTCGTATCCGATGCCCCGTTTGTCTACGGCACTCCTGGAAGCGACAGTATCGCCGGTGGCGGCAACATTCCCCAAACCGTCTACGGGGGCGCCGGTGACGACACCATCAACGGCACCGGCGTGAACGACACCATCTTCGGCGGATCGGGCAACGATACGATCAAGGGCAATAACGGCGATGACGTCATCTACGGTGGATCGGGACAGGACAATATCGACGGCAGCAACGAGAACGACACCATCATCGGCGGGCTCGGCCCGGACAAGCTCACGGGCGGCAATGGCAGTGATGTCTTCGTTTATCTGTCGGCGGCAGATTCCAGTGCGGGCCGGTTCGACACGGTCAGTGACTTCAGATCAGGAACCGACAGGATCGATTTGACGGCCATAGGCGCGCTCGGATTCGTGATCCTGGCTCTGAGCTCCACAAGCACGTCCGTGCCGCCCCACACCATCGCCTGGGTCTACGACAGCTCAGCCAATGAAACCATCGTGTATGTCAATCCAACGGATCAAACTCTCCAGATCGGCGATTCCGGCCTGCTGGAAGTTCATCTCCAGGGCATCGCGACCGTCGATTCGTCGGACTTCATCGTGGACCAAAGCGCGGCACCGGCCCTGGCTGTGAGCGAAGCGATCGATCCGACCGTAGCGATGCAAAGTGACACGACGCTTGTGACGACCAGCACTTCCGACATCTCAACCGGAACGACGGACAGTACCGGCACTCTTTCGTTCGACTGGAGTTCAACCGCGCTCGATGTGAGCTATTCCCGCGATGATCAACCCTGGAGCCGGTGGAGCGACGAGAGCACCGCTTCCACCACGGGCGAGACCGCGACGCAATCCATCGTCTCCGAACCGGCGTACGTTTTGCTTTCGATGGACGGCTTCAGATTTGTCTTCGAACAGACCGAGACCAGCAACAACACCTATCCGAACGGAATTGGTGCGGGCGGCGCGGCGATGGAAAATCATGCCACGCTGGATATCTCTCTGGTCGTGCCGAACGAGCTCCTTGCGACCGACCAACATCTCGGCAATGGCAAGTCTGCCGAGGCTCCTGGCCATGCGCGTGCTGCCGATACCGGGAGTGCAGTTGATGCCGCCTCGCAGAAGGGCCTCGGGAACGGCGACGGCGCTCATTCGATTTCTCCTCAAGCAAGCGAGCACGGTCATGGTCCGACCGAGAGACCGGACGGGCCTCATTCTCAACTGCATTCTGCGGCAGATGGAGCACCCGGCACACACGGAAACTCGCAAGCAAATCCGCACGCGTCGGATGATTCCTTCAAATTCCTGAAGCCGGCGATCGAGAAATCGAGCATCACATTTTTGGACGATGTCCCGGCGCCACCCGGTCATCACGAACACATGGCAAAAGCCGACGAACATGGTG